A stretch of Planococcus citri chromosome 5, ihPlaCitr1.1, whole genome shotgun sequence DNA encodes these proteins:
- the LOC135848955 gene encoding uncharacterized protein LOC135848955, protein MDSNRIVLFCIFIITAFTNTHFAFGQHEPLYISKSYVGNDYYLIYDVEYEDGANKQLVVIELFGDEVFVACPQVDDLKSLEIRNKLPKKAPVSLDCKTPIKSRVFKTTARNVLADVIGFMISTPTEEHPRNYEDVPEHHTVVSIIRFKFDKTLFRIKSVEYRLGIGKFLEPEISGKYQTNEDQKNSDIFGYDLDDLYFRTFLPMVKVPLAPEEDFFFSNWKSASKHNVLTAPMWQQLLVQWQALEIFTRKVAQIIDSVHVKTGVYETLTKPRLGRSPQQIFLHDEKHPIPKYFWKAIYIEIVVPSFKHHDRGILFVMHNVDPLTKSNEEKICPNDDVSKLGWKFLPDNFQMKSLMYACFLNKKNLEFFQEKEMNPLYGYKPFDLNKVPVKITDSEGNTTGVKEINVLEEMGKLEKAKQEGENFTLSKL, encoded by the exons ATGGATTCGAATAGAATAGTTTTGTTCTGCATTTTCATCATCACTGCATTTACCAACACTCACTTTG CTTTCGGTCAACACGAACCCTTGTACATATCAAAATCGTACGTTGGTAACGATTACTATTTAATATACGATGTGGAATACGAAGACGGCGCAAACAAACAACTTGTTGTGATAGAACTTTTCGGCGACGAAGTATTCGTTGCATGCCCGCAAGTGGATGATTTAAAATCTCTTGAAATACGAAACAAGTTACCGAAGAAAGCTCCTGTCAGTCTTGATTGTAAAACTCCGATTAAATCGCGAGTTTTCAAAACCACGGCTCGGAACGTGCTAGCGGACGTCATCGGATTTATG atttctacACCGACCGAAGAACATCCTCGTAATTACGAAGACGTACCTGAA CACCATACAGTGGTTTCAATAATTCgtttcaaatttgacaaaacgcTGTTTCGAATTAAATCCGTTGAATATCGTCTcggaattggtaaatttttggaacccGAAATCAGTGGCAAATATCAAACCAATGAAGACCAAAAGAATTCAGATATTTTTGGATACGATCTCGACGACTTATATTTTCGG ACCTTCCTTCCCATGGTTAAAGTCCCACTAGCACCCGAAGAAGATTTTTTCTTCTCTAATTGGAAATCCGCCTCAAAACATAATGTTTTGACCGCTCCAATGTGGCAACAACTGCTAGTTCAGTGGCAAGCTCTGGAAATATTCACACGAAAAGTGGCCCAA ATTATCGATTCAGTCCACGTGAAAACAGGAGTTTACGAAACGCTCACAAAACCCAGACTTGGTCGCTCTCCTCAACAAATCTTCTTACACGATGAAAAACACCCAATACCCAAGTATTTCTGGAAAGCTATTTACATAGAAATTGTTGTCCCGTCTTTTAAACATCACGACCGCGGAATCTTATTCGTAATGCATAATGTCGACCCTCTTACTAAATCGAACGAAGAAAAGATCTGTCCTAACGATGATGTTTCGAAATTAGGATGGAAATTTCTACCTGATAACTTTCAAATGAAATCTCTGATGTATGcttgttttttaaataagaaaaatttagaatttttccaagaaaaagaaatgaatccATTATATGGCTATAAACCATTTGATCTGAACAAAGTACCTGTAAAAATAACCGATAGTGAAGGAAACACGACTGGTGTTAAAGAAATCAATGTTCTTGAAGAAAtgggaaaattggagaaagccAAACAGGAGGGTGAGAATTTTACATTGTCCAAGTTGTAG